A genomic window from Methylorubrum extorquens includes:
- the ilvN gene encoding acetolactate synthase small subunit translates to MNAMNTHYPEPTRIETVNRHTLAVVVDNEPGALARIAGLFSGRGYNIESLTVSETEEARHLSRITIVTTGTNAVIDQIKAQLDRLVPVHRVVDLTLQGQALERELCLVKVAGTGEHRSEALRLAAAFGARTLDATLNSFVFELTGATEEIDRFIRLLSVIGLVEISRTGIAAMGRGAEPL, encoded by the coding sequence ATGAATGCGATGAACACCCACTACCCCGAGCCCACGCGGATCGAGACCGTCAACCGTCATACCCTCGCGGTGGTCGTGGACAACGAGCCCGGTGCGCTGGCCCGCATTGCCGGCCTGTTCTCCGGTCGCGGTTACAACATCGAGAGCCTGACGGTCTCCGAGACGGAAGAGGCACGCCACCTCTCGCGCATCACCATCGTCACCACTGGCACCAACGCCGTGATCGACCAGATCAAGGCGCAGCTCGACCGCCTCGTGCCCGTGCACCGCGTCGTCGATCTGACGCTACAGGGGCAAGCGCTGGAGCGTGAGCTGTGCCTCGTGAAGGTGGCCGGCACCGGCGAGCACCGGAGCGAGGCCCTACGCCTCGCCGCCGCCTTCGGCGCCCGCACCCTCGACGCCACGCTGAACTCCTTCGTGTTCGAGCTCACAGGCGCGACGGAGGAAATCGACCGCTTCATCCGCCTGCTCTCGGTGATCGGCCTCGTGGAGATCTCCCGCACCGGCATCGCCGCGATGGGGCGTGGCGCGGAGCCGCTGTAA
- a CDS encoding methyltransferase domain-containing protein: protein MDRRQRVLNLVRPQGRTGVELGPLSRPILLKSDGNVLYADHLSTEGLRHQYRDHPTLGPAGIEGIVPVDVVLGEGGLPRALGSRGPVDYIVASHVVEHVPDCIGWLRECGDALNEGGVFCLMVPDKRFTFDHFRTPSSVGALVAAHLLRLRTPPPEAVYEHFARASEIDVLATWGGKPAPDKPIVGGPPAALDATATAIASGLHIDVHCTVFTPYSFARALSELFALDLLPFECAALEPTCPGETEFFVLLRKRSGLTAAERAATVPRLDPSRHDALPPPAGWPKRTRAAARRWVRSLRRKRS, encoded by the coding sequence ATGGATCGGCGTCAGCGTGTTTTGAATCTCGTCCGGCCGCAGGGCCGAACCGGCGTCGAGCTCGGGCCCCTCTCGCGCCCGATCCTCCTCAAAAGCGACGGCAACGTCCTCTATGCCGATCACCTCTCGACCGAGGGGCTGCGCCACCAGTACCGCGACCACCCGACCCTCGGCCCCGCCGGTATCGAGGGGATCGTTCCCGTCGATGTCGTTCTCGGCGAAGGCGGGCTGCCGCGGGCGCTCGGTTCGCGCGGTCCGGTCGATTACATCGTCGCCTCGCACGTCGTCGAGCACGTTCCCGACTGCATCGGCTGGCTGCGGGAATGCGGCGACGCCTTGAACGAGGGCGGCGTGTTCTGCCTGATGGTGCCGGACAAGCGCTTCACCTTCGACCATTTCCGCACGCCGAGTAGCGTCGGCGCTCTCGTCGCAGCCCATCTGCTGCGGCTGCGCACGCCACCGCCTGAGGCCGTCTACGAACATTTCGCGAGAGCAAGCGAGATCGACGTGCTCGCCACTTGGGGCGGCAAGCCGGCACCGGACAAGCCGATCGTCGGTGGCCCGCCGGCAGCTCTCGACGCCACAGCGACCGCCATCGCGAGCGGGCTCCACATCGACGTCCACTGCACGGTGTTCACGCCGTACAGCTTCGCCCGCGCCCTCTCGGAACTCTTCGCCCTCGACCTGCTCCCGTTCGAATGCGCGGCCTTGGAGCCGACCTGTCCGGGCGAGACCGAGTTCTTCGTTCTTCTGCGCAAGCGCAGCGGGCTCACCGCCGCAGAGCGCGCCGCCACGGTGCCTCGCCTGGACCCGAGCCGGCACGACGCCCTGCCGCCGCCCGCGGGTTGGCCGAAGCGAACCCGCGCGGCAGCTCGCCGATGGGTCAGGAGCCTCCGCCGAAAGAGGTCCTGA